Proteins from one Enterobacter bugandensis genomic window:
- a CDS encoding DNA polymerase III subunit theta, with product MKINLAALPQDEMDKVNVDLAAAGVAFKERYNMPVVAEVVEREQPAHLRDWFRERLIAHRLASVNLSRLPYEPKVK from the coding sequence ATGAAGATCAATCTGGCCGCCCTTCCTCAGGACGAGATGGATAAAGTGAATGTCGATCTCGCTGCCGCTGGCGTCGCCTTTAAAGAGCGTTACAACATGCCCGTCGTGGCTGAAGTGGTGGAGCGAGAACAGCCCGCCCATCTTCGTGACTGGTTTCGCGAAAGGTTAATTGCCCACCGTCTCGCCTCGGTCAACCTCTCCCGCTTGCCGTACGAGCCGAAAGTTAAATAA
- a CDS encoding nitrilase-related carbon-nitrogen hydrolase, protein MSHWNIAAAQYGGQHHSVDDHIAHHLHFIAEAAQHQCDLLVFPELSLTGPGATALPLPPEDDRLQPLLDAAHFYRITLIAGLPVERNGQRQKGLALFIPSRDRILRYPQGSGASLVPGDKQLTIIDGQSDSPNLDPQATLFTSCQSVRDYRWRQSINTLQRFAHRYAIAVLMANAGAGSALWDEKGQLIVRADKGELLLTGTRNGQGWQGDIIPLG, encoded by the coding sequence ATGTCACATTGGAATATTGCGGCAGCCCAGTATGGCGGGCAGCATCACAGCGTAGATGACCATATTGCGCACCATCTCCACTTTATTGCCGAAGCAGCACAGCATCAGTGCGATTTGCTGGTTTTCCCGGAACTCTCATTAACCGGCCCGGGCGCGACGGCATTACCGCTTCCGCCCGAAGACGATCGACTACAGCCATTGCTTGATGCCGCGCATTTTTACCGCATTACCCTCATTGCAGGGCTTCCCGTTGAACGAAACGGTCAACGCCAGAAAGGCCTTGCGCTTTTTATCCCCTCCCGCGATCGTATTCTGCGTTACCCTCAGGGGAGCGGCGCCAGCCTGGTGCCGGGTGATAAACAACTCACGATTATCGATGGGCAAAGCGATTCACCGAATCTTGATCCGCAGGCAACACTTTTCACCAGCTGCCAGTCGGTGAGGGATTACCGCTGGCGACAGTCCATCAATACCCTGCAGCGCTTTGCGCACAGGTATGCCATCGCGGTGTTAATGGCAAATGCCGGCGCGGGCAGCGCGTTATGGGATGAAAAAGGCCAGCTGATCGTTCGGGCAGATAAGGGTGAGCTCCTGTTGACCGGCACGCGCAACGGACAGGGTTGGCAAGGCGATATCATTCCTTTAGGCTAA
- the exoX gene encoding exodeoxyribonuclease X encodes MLRVIDTETCDLQGGIVEVASVDVVDGKIVNPMSHLVRPDRPISPQAMAIHRITESMVADKPWIEDVIPHYYGSPWYVAHNASFDRRVLPEMPGEWICTMKLARRLWPGIKYSNMALYKSRKLSVRTPEGLHHHRALYDCYITAALLIDIMNTSGWTPDDMATITGRPALLTTFTFGKYRGRAVSDIADKDPGYLRWLYNNLDKMSPELRLTLKHYLGEA; translated from the coding sequence ATGCTGCGCGTCATTGATACCGAAACTTGCGATCTTCAGGGCGGAATTGTGGAAGTGGCCTCGGTCGACGTGGTTGATGGAAAAATCGTCAACCCGATGAGCCATCTGGTGCGTCCCGATCGTCCTATTAGCCCACAGGCCATGGCTATCCATCGCATTACAGAATCAATGGTGGCGGATAAACCCTGGATAGAAGACGTTATCCCGCACTACTACGGCAGCCCATGGTACGTTGCCCACAACGCCAGCTTTGACCGTCGGGTACTCCCCGAAATGCCCGGGGAGTGGATTTGTACCATGAAGCTGGCGCGTCGCCTCTGGCCAGGGATCAAATACAGCAATATGGCGCTGTATAAATCCCGCAAGCTCAGCGTCAGAACCCCTGAAGGGCTGCACCATCACCGCGCCCTGTATGACTGCTATATCACCGCTGCGCTACTCATAGATATTATGAACACATCGGGCTGGACGCCGGATGATATGGCAACGATCACCGGACGCCCTGCGCTGCTGACGACGTTCACCTTCGGCAAATACCGCGGGAGAGCGGTATCGGATATTGCGGATAAAGATCCGGGCTATCTGCGCTGGCTGTATAACAACCTCGACAAAATGAGCCCGGAGCTGCGCTTAACCCTGAAACATTATCTGGGTGAAGCTTAA
- the ptrB gene encoding oligopeptidase B, with the protein MPPKARRTPYAIVTHGDTRIDNYYWLRDDSRSRPEVLDYLHEENDYGRRVMASQQALQDQLLNEMVQRIPQRDISAPWTKNGYRYRHIYEPGNEYPIYQRQSVLSAEWDEWDILLDANQRAAHSEFYTLGGMSISPDNTIMALAEDYLSRRQYGLRFRNLETGNWYPEMLENVSPDFVWANDSETVYYVKKHASTLLPYQVWRHTVGTDSADDELVYEEKDETFYVSLHKTSSRHYVIIFLASATTSEVLLLDAELPDAQPLCFLPRRKDHEYSLDHFQHSFYLRSNREGKNFGLYKTKVRDERKWEVLIPARDQVMLEGFTLFTDWLVVEERQRGLTSIRQINRKTREVIGIAFDDPAYVTWIGFNPEPESSRLRYGYSSMTTPDTLFELDMDTGQRQVLKQTEVKGFDSDNYRSEHLWVTARDGVEVPVSLVYHKAHFQKGKNPILVYGYGSYGSSMDADFSSSRLSLLDRGFVFAIAHIRGGGELGQHWYEDGKFLKKKNTFNDYLDVCDALIEQGYGDPQLCFGMGGSAGGMLMGAVINQRPERFKGIVAQVPFVDVVTTMLDESIPLTTGEFEEWGNPQDETYYRYMKEYSPYDNVEAKAYPHMLVTTGLHDSQVQYWEPAKWVAKLRELKTDDNLLLLCTDMDSGHGGKSGRFKSYEGVALEYAFLIGLAQDTLPGRVQR; encoded by the coding sequence ATGCCACCGAAAGCCCGACGTACTCCTTATGCGATCGTCACGCATGGCGATACGCGCATAGACAACTACTACTGGCTGCGGGACGATTCGCGTTCCCGGCCAGAGGTGCTCGACTACCTGCACGAGGAAAACGACTATGGCCGCAGGGTCATGGCCAGCCAGCAGGCGCTGCAGGACCAGCTGCTGAACGAAATGGTGCAGCGTATTCCCCAGCGCGACATCTCCGCGCCCTGGACCAAAAACGGCTATCGCTATCGCCATATCTATGAGCCGGGCAACGAGTATCCCATCTATCAACGACAGTCGGTATTAAGCGCCGAGTGGGATGAATGGGACATTTTGCTGGATGCGAACCAGCGTGCCGCCCACAGCGAGTTTTATACCCTGGGCGGTATGTCCATCTCCCCGGACAACACCATCATGGCGCTGGCGGAGGATTATCTCTCCCGGCGCCAGTACGGCCTGCGTTTTCGCAATCTGGAAACCGGCAACTGGTATCCGGAAATGCTGGAAAACGTCTCCCCGGATTTTGTCTGGGCGAACGATTCCGAGACGGTCTACTACGTTAAAAAGCACGCCTCCACGCTGCTGCCTTATCAGGTGTGGCGCCATACCGTAGGCACGGACTCAGCCGATGACGAGCTGGTCTATGAAGAGAAAGACGAAACGTTTTATGTCAGCCTGCATAAAACCTCCTCGCGCCACTATGTGATTATCTTCCTCGCCAGCGCCACCACCTCGGAAGTGCTGCTCCTGGATGCCGAACTGCCTGACGCCCAGCCGCTCTGTTTCCTGCCGCGCCGCAAGGACCACGAGTACAGCCTGGATCACTTCCAGCACAGCTTTTATCTGCGTTCGAATCGTGAAGGCAAGAACTTTGGTCTGTACAAAACCAAGGTGCGCGACGAGCGCAAGTGGGAGGTGCTCATTCCCGCGCGGGATCAGGTGATGCTGGAAGGGTTCACGCTGTTTACCGACTGGCTGGTGGTGGAGGAGCGCCAGCGTGGGCTGACCAGTATCCGGCAGATCAACCGTAAAACGCGTGAGGTGATAGGGATTGCGTTCGACGATCCGGCCTACGTCACGTGGATCGGCTTTAACCCGGAACCTGAATCGTCCCGGCTGCGCTACGGCTACTCGTCCATGACCACGCCGGATACGCTCTTCGAGCTGGATATGGATACCGGACAGCGCCAGGTACTTAAGCAAACCGAAGTGAAGGGCTTTGATTCCGACAATTACCGCAGCGAACACCTGTGGGTCACCGCGCGCGATGGCGTGGAGGTGCCGGTTTCGCTCGTTTATCACAAGGCGCATTTCCAGAAGGGTAAAAATCCGATCCTGGTCTACGGCTACGGCTCTTATGGCTCCAGCATGGATGCCGACTTCAGCAGCAGCAGATTAAGCCTGCTCGACCGCGGCTTTGTTTTCGCCATTGCCCATATTCGCGGCGGCGGCGAGCTGGGGCAGCACTGGTATGAAGACGGGAAATTCCTGAAAAAGAAAAACACCTTCAACGACTATCTCGACGTCTGCGATGCGCTGATTGAGCAAGGCTATGGCGATCCTCAGCTTTGCTTCGGCATGGGCGGCAGCGCGGGGGGGATGCTGATGGGGGCGGTCATCAATCAGCGGCCCGAACGCTTTAAGGGCATTGTTGCGCAGGTCCCGTTTGTCGATGTGGTTACCACCATGCTCGATGAGTCCATCCCTTTGACGACCGGGGAGTTTGAGGAGTGGGGCAACCCGCAGGATGAAACCTATTATCGCTATATGAAAGAGTACAGCCCGTATGACAACGTAGAAGCGAAAGCGTACCCGCACATGCTGGTGACGACCGGTTTGCACGATTCACAGGTGCAATACTGGGAACCGGCAAAATGGGTAGCAAAGCTGCGGGAGCTGAAAACCGATGACAACCTGCTGCTGCTCTGTACTGATATGGACTCCGGGCACGGGGGGAAATCGGGTCGATTCAAATCCTACGAAGGGGTGGCCCTGGAGTATGCCTTTTTGATAGGCCTGGCGCAGGATACGTTGCCAGGCCGTGTGCAGCGTTAA
- a CDS encoding tellurite resistance TerB family protein: MSGWLNQLQSMLGQKTSGSGEQGLSKLLVPGALGGLAGLLVANKSSRKLLAKYGTGALLAGGGAIAGTVLWNKYKDRVRAAHRDEPHYGEHTSPLDLRTERLILALVFAAKSDGHIDDNERAAIEQQLREAGVEEQGRTLVAQAIEQPLDPQRLALSVKNEEEALELYFLSCAAIDIDHFMERSYLNALGDALKIPQDVREGIEKDIGEQKQALQG, translated from the coding sequence ATGTCAGGCTGGTTAAATCAACTGCAATCCATGTTAGGGCAGAAAACGTCTGGTTCCGGCGAACAGGGGCTAAGCAAACTGCTGGTACCGGGGGCGCTCGGTGGGCTGGCAGGGCTGCTGGTTGCCAATAAATCCTCACGCAAGCTGCTGGCGAAGTACGGTACCGGCGCGCTGCTGGCCGGGGGCGGCGCTATCGCCGGCACCGTGCTGTGGAACAAATATAAGGACAGGGTGCGAGCGGCGCACCGCGATGAACCTCACTATGGGGAGCATACTTCTCCGCTGGATCTGCGCACGGAGCGGCTCATCCTTGCGCTGGTGTTTGCCGCCAAAAGCGACGGGCATATTGATGATAATGAAAGAGCGGCTATCGAACAGCAGCTGCGCGAGGCGGGTGTTGAAGAACAGGGCAGAACGCTGGTGGCGCAGGCCATTGAACAGCCGCTCGATCCGCAGCGTCTGGCACTGAGCGTGAAAAATGAGGAAGAAGCGCTGGAACTCTATTTTCTCAGCTGTGCCGCCATAGATATCGATCACTTTATGGAGCGTAGCTACCTTAACGCCCTCGGCGACGCGCTGAAGATCCCTCAGGACGTGCGCGAGGGGATAGAAAAAGATATCGGGGAACAAAAACAGGCGCTACAGGGCTAA
- the purT gene encoding formate-dependent phosphoribosylglycinamide formyltransferase — protein sequence MTRLGTALRPAATRVMLLGSGELGKEVAIECQRLGVEVIAVDRYADAPAMHVAHRSYVINMLDGDALHTLIAREKPDFVVPEIEAIATDTLIALEQEGQRVVPCAKAAKLTMNREGIRRLAAEELGLPTSSYRFAGDKAAFLQAVEEIGYPCIIKPVMSSSGKGQSFIRDSSALDSAWDYAQQGGRAGAGRVIVEGVVKFDSEITLLTVSAVDGVHFCDPIGHRQEDGDYRESWQPQQMSDLALERAREIARKTVLALGGYGLFGVELFVCGDEVIFSEVSPRPHDTGMVTLISQDLSEFALHVRAFLGLPVGGIRQYGPAASAVILPQLTSQNVTFDNVEGAVGAGLQVRLFGKPEIDGTRRLGVALATGDNVDEAVVRAKAAAANVQVTG from the coding sequence ATGACTCGTTTAGGAACCGCGCTGCGACCTGCGGCGACGCGCGTAATGCTGTTGGGATCGGGCGAACTGGGTAAAGAAGTCGCCATTGAGTGTCAGCGTTTAGGGGTGGAGGTGATTGCCGTAGACCGCTACGCCGACGCGCCCGCCATGCACGTCGCCCATCGTTCTTATGTGATTAACATGCTGGACGGTGATGCTCTGCATACGCTCATTGCACGGGAGAAACCGGATTTTGTCGTGCCGGAAATTGAAGCTATCGCAACCGATACGCTGATCGCCCTTGAGCAGGAAGGCCAGCGCGTGGTGCCCTGCGCGAAAGCCGCAAAGCTGACCATGAACCGTGAAGGCATTCGCCGCCTGGCGGCGGAGGAGCTGGGGCTGCCTACTTCAAGCTACCGTTTTGCGGGTGACAAAGCCGCATTCCTGCAGGCCGTTGAAGAGATTGGCTACCCGTGCATCATTAAGCCGGTGATGAGTTCTTCCGGGAAAGGTCAGAGCTTTATTCGCGACAGCAGCGCGCTGGACAGCGCGTGGGATTATGCGCAACAGGGTGGCCGTGCCGGTGCCGGTCGCGTGATCGTCGAAGGCGTGGTGAAGTTTGATTCCGAAATCACTCTGCTCACCGTCAGTGCCGTTGACGGCGTCCATTTCTGCGACCCGATTGGCCACCGCCAGGAAGATGGCGATTATCGAGAATCCTGGCAGCCGCAGCAGATGAGCGACCTGGCGCTGGAGCGTGCCCGGGAGATTGCCCGTAAGACCGTTCTGGCCCTGGGCGGTTATGGCCTGTTCGGCGTGGAGCTGTTCGTCTGCGGTGACGAAGTGATCTTCAGCGAAGTCTCCCCTCGCCCGCACGACACCGGTATGGTCACGCTCATTTCGCAGGATCTCTCGGAGTTCGCCCTGCACGTGCGCGCCTTCCTCGGCCTGCCGGTTGGCGGCATCCGCCAGTACGGCCCGGCGGCGTCGGCGGTGATCCTACCGCAGCTTACCAGCCAGAATGTGACGTTTGATAACGTCGAAGGCGCGGTGGGCGCAGGCCTGCAGGTCCGTCTGTTCGGCAAGCCGGAGATCGACGGTACGCGTCGTCTGGGCGTGGCGTTAGCCACCGGGGATAACGTTGACGAGGCCGTAGTAAGAGCAAAAGCAGCGGCTGCGAACGTTCAGGTAACAGGATAA
- the kdgA gene encoding bifunctional 4-hydroxy-2-oxoglutarate aldolase/2-dehydro-3-deoxy-phosphogluconate aldolase translates to MKNWKTSAEAILTTGPVVPVIVVNKLEQAVPMAKALVAGGVRVLEVTLRTACAMDAIRAIAKEVPDAIIGAGTVLNAQQLAEVTEAGAQFAISPGLTEPLLKAATEGTIPLIPGISTVSELMLGMDYGLKEFKFFPAEANGGTKALQAIAGPFSQVRFCPTGGISPANYRDYLALKSVLCIGGSWLVPADALEAGDWDRITKLAREAVEGAKQ, encoded by the coding sequence ATGAAAAACTGGAAAACAAGTGCAGAAGCAATCCTGACCACTGGCCCTGTCGTGCCGGTTATCGTGGTAAACAAGCTGGAGCAGGCTGTGCCAATGGCGAAAGCGCTGGTTGCGGGCGGCGTTCGCGTTCTGGAAGTGACCCTGCGTACCGCCTGCGCGATGGATGCCATCCGCGCCATCGCTAAAGAAGTGCCGGACGCCATCATCGGTGCGGGTACCGTTCTCAACGCGCAGCAGCTGGCGGAAGTGACCGAAGCCGGCGCACAGTTTGCCATCAGCCCGGGCCTGACCGAGCCGCTGCTGAAGGCCGCGACCGAAGGCACGATTCCCTTGATCCCGGGCATCAGCACCGTTTCTGAACTGATGCTGGGCATGGACTACGGTCTGAAAGAGTTCAAATTCTTCCCGGCGGAAGCGAACGGCGGCACCAAAGCGCTGCAGGCGATTGCCGGTCCTTTCTCTCAGGTACGCTTCTGCCCGACGGGCGGTATCTCCCCGGCTAACTACCGCGACTACCTGGCGCTGAAAAGCGTGCTGTGCATCGGCGGCTCATGGCTGGTTCCGGCGGATGCGCTGGAAGCGGGCGACTGGGATCGCATCACGAAACTGGCTCGTGAAGCGGTTGAAGGCGCGAAGCAGTAA
- the edd gene encoding phosphogluconate dehydratase has protein sequence MNPVLLRVTQRIIERSKETRSAYLARIEQAKSNTVHRSQLACGNLAHGFAACQPDDKASLKSMLRNNIAIITSYNDMLSAHQPYEVYPNIIRKALHSVNAVGQVAGGVPAMCDGVTQGQDGMELSLLSREVIAMSAAVGLSHNMFDGALYLGVCDKIVPGLVMAALSFGHLPAIFVPSGPMASGLPNKEKVRIRQLYAEGKADRQALLEAEAASYHAPGTCTFYGTANTNQMVVEFMGMQLPGSSFIQPDAPLRQALTEAAARQVTRLTGNGNEWMPMGKMVDEKVIVNGIVALLATGGSTNHTMHLVAMARAAGILINWDDFSDISSVVPLMARLYPNGPADINHFQAAGGVPLLMRELLKGGLLHEDVNTVAGFGLQRYTQEPWLNNGELDWRDGATASLDPQVIATIDKPFSHHGGTKVLSGNLGRAVMKTSAVPEENQVIEAPAVVFESQHDVLPAFDAGLLDKDCVVVVRHQGPKANGMPELHKLMPPLGVLLDRRFKIALVTDGRLSGASGKVPSAIHVTPEAYDGGLLAKVRDGDMIRVNGQTGELTLLVDDAELAARQPHIPDLSASRVGTGREMFSALREKLSGAEQGATCITF, from the coding sequence ATGAATCCTGTATTGTTACGCGTAACACAGCGCATTATCGAGCGCTCGAAAGAGACCCGTTCGGCCTACCTCGCCCGCATTGAACAGGCGAAAAGCAACACCGTTCACCGCTCCCAGCTGGCCTGCGGTAACCTGGCCCACGGCTTCGCCGCCTGCCAGCCCGATGACAAAGCCTCCCTGAAAAGCATGTTGCGTAACAATATCGCTATTATCACGTCTTATAACGATATGCTCTCCGCGCACCAGCCGTATGAGGTCTATCCCAACATCATTCGTAAAGCGCTGCACAGCGTGAACGCGGTCGGGCAGGTGGCGGGGGGTGTCCCGGCCATGTGCGACGGCGTGACGCAGGGGCAGGATGGTATGGAGCTGTCGCTGCTGAGCCGCGAAGTGATTGCGATGTCTGCGGCTGTGGGCCTGTCACACAACATGTTTGATGGTGCGCTGTATCTCGGCGTGTGCGACAAAATCGTCCCGGGCCTGGTGATGGCAGCGCTGTCGTTTGGTCATCTGCCTGCGATTTTCGTGCCGTCCGGCCCGATGGCCAGCGGTCTGCCGAATAAAGAAAAAGTGCGTATCCGCCAGCTGTATGCGGAAGGCAAAGCCGATCGTCAGGCGCTGCTGGAAGCCGAAGCCGCCTCCTACCATGCGCCGGGCACCTGTACGTTCTACGGCACGGCCAACACCAACCAGATGGTGGTGGAGTTTATGGGGATGCAGCTTCCGGGCTCGTCCTTTATCCAGCCGGACGCGCCGCTGCGCCAGGCGCTGACCGAGGCCGCGGCCCGTCAGGTGACGCGCCTGACAGGAAACGGCAATGAATGGATGCCGATGGGCAAAATGGTCGACGAAAAAGTGATCGTCAACGGTATCGTCGCCCTGCTGGCAACCGGCGGTTCAACTAACCACACCATGCACCTGGTGGCCATGGCGCGCGCGGCGGGTATCCTGATTAACTGGGATGACTTCTCCGACATCTCCTCCGTGGTACCGCTGATGGCGCGTCTGTACCCGAACGGTCCGGCGGACATCAACCACTTCCAGGCCGCGGGCGGCGTGCCGCTGCTGATGCGCGAGCTGCTGAAAGGCGGTCTGCTGCATGAAGACGTGAACACCGTAGCCGGATTTGGTCTGCAGCGCTACACCCAGGAGCCGTGGCTGAACAACGGCGAGCTGGACTGGCGCGACGGGGCAACCGCGTCTCTTGATCCGCAGGTGATTGCCACTATCGACAAACCGTTCTCCCACCACGGCGGTACCAAAGTGCTGAGCGGCAACCTTGGCCGCGCGGTGATGAAAACCTCTGCCGTGCCGGAAGAGAACCAGGTTATCGAGGCCCCGGCGGTAGTGTTTGAAAGCCAGCACGACGTGTTGCCTGCCTTCGACGCCGGTCTGCTGGATAAAGACTGCGTGGTGGTCGTGCGTCATCAGGGGCCAAAAGCGAACGGCATGCCAGAATTACATAAACTTATGCCACCACTTGGTGTATTATTGGACCGCCGTTTCAAAATTGCGTTAGTGACCGATGGCCGCCTGTCAGGCGCATCCGGCAAAGTGCCTTCCGCCATCCACGTCACGCCTGAAGCCTACGACGGCGGCTTGCTGGCGAAAGTGCGCGACGGCGACATGATCCGCGTGAACGGCCAGACTGGCGAGTTAACCCTGCTGGTGGATGACGCGGAGCTGGCGGCACGTCAGCCTCATATTCCTGACCTGAGCGCATCGCGCGTGGGGACCGGACGCGAAATGTTCAGCGCGCTGCGTGAGAAGCTCTCCGGTGCGGAGCAGGGCGCAACCTGTATTACGTTTTAA
- the zwf gene encoding glucose-6-phosphate dehydrogenase, which produces MAVTQTAQACDLVIFGAKGDLARRKLLPSLYQLEKAGQIHPDTRILGVGRADWDKDAYTKVVREALETFMKEKIDESLWDTLSGRLDFCNLDVNDVSAFSRLGAMLDQKNRVTINYFAMPPSTFGAICKGLGEAKLNAKPARVVMEKPLGTSLATSREINDQVGEFFEECQVYRIDHYLGKETVLNLLALRFANSLFVNNWDNRTIDHVEITVAEEVGIEGRWGYFDQAGQMRDMIQNHLLQILCMIAMSPPSDLTADSIRDAKVKVLKSLRRIDRSNVREKTVRGQYTAGFAQGKKVPGYLEEEGANKSSNTETFVAIRVDIDDWRWAGVPFYLRTGKRLPTKCSEVVVYFKNPELNLFKESWQELPQNKLTIRLQPDEGVDIQILNKVPGLDHKHNLQTTKLDLSYSETFNQTHLADAYERLLLETMRGIQALFVRRDEVEEAWKWVDSITEAWAADQDAPKPYQAGTWGPVASVAMITRDGRSWNEFE; this is translated from the coding sequence ATGGCGGTAACGCAAACAGCCCAGGCATGTGACCTGGTCATTTTCGGCGCGAAAGGCGATCTTGCACGCCGAAAATTGCTGCCTTCCCTGTATCAACTGGAGAAAGCGGGCCAAATTCATCCGGATACGCGTATCCTGGGGGTTGGGCGCGCCGACTGGGACAAGGACGCTTATACCAAAGTTGTCCGCGAGGCGCTCGAAACTTTCATGAAGGAAAAAATTGATGAAAGTTTGTGGGATACCCTCAGCGGTCGTCTCGATTTCTGCAACCTGGACGTTAATGACGTCAGCGCGTTTTCCCGTCTGGGTGCCATGCTGGATCAGAAAAACCGTGTCACCATTAACTATTTCGCCATGCCGCCAAGCACCTTTGGCGCCATCTGCAAAGGCCTGGGCGAAGCCAAACTGAACGCCAAGCCGGCGCGCGTGGTGATGGAAAAACCGCTGGGGACGTCGCTGGCTACCTCCCGTGAAATTAACGACCAGGTGGGCGAGTTCTTTGAAGAGTGCCAGGTCTACCGTATCGACCACTATCTCGGTAAAGAGACGGTACTGAACCTGCTGGCGCTGCGTTTCGCTAACTCCCTGTTTGTGAATAACTGGGACAACCGTACCATTGACCACGTTGAAATTACCGTGGCGGAAGAGGTGGGGATTGAAGGTCGCTGGGGTTACTTTGACCAGGCCGGCCAGATGCGCGACATGATCCAGAACCACCTGCTGCAAATTCTGTGCATGATTGCCATGTCTCCACCGTCTGACCTGACGGCTGACAGCATCCGCGATGCCAAAGTGAAAGTGCTGAAGTCGCTGCGCCGCATCGACCGCTCCAACGTGCGCGAGAAAACCGTTCGCGGCCAGTACACCGCCGGGTTTGCGCAAGGTAAAAAAGTGCCAGGCTACCTGGAAGAAGAGGGCGCGAACAAGTCCAGCAATACCGAGACGTTTGTGGCGATCCGCGTGGATATCGACGACTGGCGCTGGGCGGGCGTGCCGTTCTACCTGCGTACCGGTAAGCGTCTGCCGACGAAGTGCTCCGAAGTGGTTGTCTACTTTAAGAACCCGGAACTGAACCTGTTCAAAGAGTCCTGGCAGGAGCTGCCGCAGAACAAACTGACCATCCGTCTGCAGCCGGACGAAGGGGTGGATATCCAGATCCTCAACAAAGTGCCGGGCCTGGATCATAAGCATAACCTGCAGACCACCAAGCTGGATCTGAGCTACTCCGAAACCTTCAACCAGACGCACCTTGCGGATGCTTACGAGCGTCTGCTGCTGGAAACCATGCGCGGTATCCAGGCGCTGTTCGTGCGTCGCGACGAAGTGGAAGAGGCGTGGAAATGGGTCGATTCCATCACCGAAGCCTGGGCTGCCGATCAGGATGCGCCAAAACCGTATCAGGCGGGTACCTGGGGGCCTGTGGCGTCGGTGGCGATGATCACCCGCGATGGCCGCTCCTGGAACGAGTTTGAGTAG